The following proteins come from a genomic window of Maylandia zebra isolate NMK-2024a linkage group LG22, Mzebra_GT3a, whole genome shotgun sequence:
- the LOC143414803 gene encoding uncharacterized protein LOC143414803 has product MRMKQVYRVPFERNSARHIEQRYEYVQRIMQLDAMARPHEYLFLDEAGFNLQKRRRRGRNIIGQRAITEVPGQRGGNITLCAAMGTEGLVHRHAVLGSYNTQRLLTFLEELKDILLDRQQHHPRLAHHMYVIIWDNVRFHKTHQIREWFTTNSDHFLNVCLPPYSPFLNPIEEFFSSWRWKVYDRQPYTRENLVRAMELACADIPVEAFQGWIRHSRAFFPRCLARDNIACDVDEVMWPNAARRHDAAQ; this is encoded by the exons ATGAGGATGAAACAGGTCTACAGGGTTCCCTTTGAGCGCAACTCTGCGCGACACATAGAACAACGTTACGAGTATGTGCAA AGGATAATGCAGTTGGACGCGATGGCCAGACCCCATGAGTACCTCTTCCTGGATGAGGCTGGCTTCAACCTCCAGAAACGAAGGCGAAGAGGCCGTAACATCATTGGCCAAAGAGCCATCACTGAGGTTCCTGGCCAACGGGGGGgtaatattactctttgtgCAGCTATGGGTACGGAGGGGCTTGTCCACCGGCATGCTGTCCTTGGGTCTTACAACACCCAACGTCTCCTCACCTTCCTAGAGGAGCTAAAAGACATCCTCCTGGACCGTCAACAACACCATCCTAGGCTAGCACATCACATGTATGTGATCATTTGGGACAACGTCCGCTTCCACAAAACACACCAAATCAGAGAGTGGTTCACCACCAACAGTGACCACTTTTTAAACGTCTGTCTGCCACCCTACTCCCCTTTCCTGAACCCTATAGAGGAGTTCTTCTCATCATGGAGATGGAAGGTGTATGACAGACAGCCATACACAAGAGAGAACCTCGTACGGGCAATGGAGCTGGCCTGTGCTGACATCCCAGTGGAGGCCTTCCAGGGATGGATTCGCCATTCCAGGGCGTTTTTCCCGCGGTGCCTAGCAAGGGACAATATagcctgtgatgtggatgaggtgATGTGGCCCAATGCAGCTCGGCGACATGATGCCGCACAGTGA